In Synchiropus splendidus isolate RoL2022-P1 chromosome 11, RoL_Sspl_1.0, whole genome shotgun sequence, the DNA window CAGACATGTGGCTACTCTTGTTCTTCCTGGTAAAATCTCAGAAAACTTGATAGAACAGACTCAAGTGGCTAGTTGAATGTTCGTCTTCGTGTTTACGACATAACAGGAAAGGAAGACAAAAATAACTAGATGTCaaatggcagaatgcagaaaaattgagagaaggaaaaggaatgAGTATGGAGATTgagagtaagaaaaaaaaataaaagagggaCATCATACAGCGGAGATAGAAGGGAAGAAAGAAGGGGGGGAACCAAATAGCACAAATTAAGGAAAGCAGGAACAAAGGAAGGAAGTTAACTGAAAGATTATGGAAGTGGACAAGTTGAAGGAGAAAACGACAAATAAATGATTGGAAGGAGAGGAATAAGGATTCGCTGAGGAAGCTTAGTATGAAGCTAAAACCAGAAGATAGAGAGATGCTTAGGAGGAACGGATCCAGACCTCCTGTCTTCCGGACTGGCTCGTCAACAAAACCGGCCTTCCGATAGAAACATTGGCCAACTTCATGGAGTTGAGACTCAGCTGACACAACGTTGATCTGCAACTTTTAGGAGTTTTGTCCTCCGCTGCGGAGAGAACATGGACAGCGAAATTAATTATTGAATAAATGATGGTCATTCACGCGTCATTCATGTAGTGCAGCGCAGTTTTCTTGGATATATTCTGCACCTTTCTCAATGAAGTCGATGACAGTAAACGAGTTACTGCTTCTTCTGCTGGTTCCGTCCTGAGCAGAAGTCTGCAGATTACCGGAATCGTTACAAGCTTCATTGGGGTCGACCGGGCCGTCTTCCTCGCTCCCGCGTTTGGACTTGttcttatttttctttgaaGACATTTAAAATCACGAACTTTGACTCCACGTGAAAACAGCGACATGTGTAAACACGGGCTGCAGAGTAGTTCCGGGTTGACGTCGAAGACACGCCTATTTTACCGTAACTGCTGAGGGACGTGCGCAGAGCAAAGCCTCATCAAAAATGAGATATAACAATAAATCTCGCTCTTAATCAACAAAGCATGGAGTCCATGAGTTATGTTCAATGTAGTATGTAATACttaaattatattaattattGGCTGAGACAATTCAATATACTTATTGGTATGTCAATCTGTAAAGTCTATCACAGAAAGATATATGCTGTTTGGCTAATTGTCGCTGAATTGCATAAGAAGCTGAAGTTTAAAATTGTTAAACATTCCGAGCTAATTTATAATATACAAAATCATATGACAGTCattataataacaaaaaatattagCATCTAGCTAGACTAGCATAATCGTGTAACGGTAGAAATGCTTTCAAATTTAAAACATATCAGTCAATCACTAGCCGAATTTATGCTTTAATATTATTGATTCTAAAATGCCGAATCTTGCCAAATGCAAGAGTTTCAAAGAGCAAATAATCTCTATGACTCGGTAACGGTGGGATTTGTAAACGAAGTCTGGTGACGCGTCGTGCTCGCGAGCTGTTGTGTTACGGTAATTACGCAACTCAGAGGGAGGTCGTTTACACAACTGCGGAGCGGGTCCACGCCGGGCGGAACCGAGCCTGTGTCAGCCGCCTCATAACGGTTCAGCATGGCGGCAGCGAGCGTCGTTTCCAAACTCGTGTCGGCGATGAGCGGGAGGCTGTGCAAGACGTGTCCCGGGCTCGCGGCGGTTCGGAGCTTCTGCGGCACCGCGGGTCGGCTCCAGCTCCCCGGGGCTGAAGGGGTCGCCGGGCTGACGGGGAAAGTGGACCGGTTCGGGGGAGTGACCGTTAACTTGGCTGAGACCGGCTTCACAGCTGACCTGTGCGAAAGTGCCTTCAGTGGGCTATTGAAAGGTTCGTGGACCGGAACGGCGGTACAGTCCCGTCCGAACCGGCCGGCTCGGTTGTCAGAATTGACGGGTTCATGACGGCGCTCACGTGTGTTCTCGTCAATGTTATGATCAATAGTTCAGTGTACAGAAGACCCTTTCAGAAGCGAAACTCTCACGGTGACAAAAGTATTTGAGATCACTTCTCATATTCATATATGGCAATAGATTTATGTGTTTTAATATAAATGCTGCCactatttaaatgataaatgctGACACAATGTTAACATTTTAGTGTATTTCACTTGAGATTTTATTTGGTTTATAAACGGCCCttattattgtaataataataattattgctATTGCTTATTTTTATGACAGTTATTCCAATATatcagcaaacaaaacaattttttatgggattttttcacattgttttattttgcttaaaccatgtaaacaaacaccattaaaaatgtattcatttaaatTAGTTGTTGAATTAATTTAtataaatgtaataatatatattctatattatttctgcaatgtttatttaaataaatataaataataaaatataaaaaaatatataagaatatctatatctatatatatatatatacatttatattcaatacattacatatatattgcattttcttatgttttttttttttttagcaataaTAGGAGATATATATAAATTACTACTTATTTGGTATTTTGCTTATAGGGTTCCAGCCATAATGTGTATATTTACACAGTATATATTAACTATATGTCAATGTGGTATTTAGTTCAGTTGAAGACAGTACTTCTAATGAGGCGGTGCTATGTGTGACCTCCAGACTCTCTGGCCCGGTGGAAGTCAGAAGGTCGCATCGCTGTGTGGCTTCATGTTCCTGTCGCCCTGAGTCGCTTCGCTGCTGCCGCCTTCACTCACGGCTTCACCTTCCACCACGCCAGAGACGACCACGCAGTCATGTGTCTGTGGATGGGAGACGGCGACAGTCGGCTGCCGAGGTTCGCCACGCACCAGATCGGTGTGGCAGGTACTCACACACTAAAGTCTTTTCTGCATTCAATGAGACGggaaacatttcaaaaataataaccTGTTTATGCTTCCCTTAAATGAATCCGTGCCAGATAAAATGACAGATACATATGTTGGATTATACACGTTAAACGTCCAGGTCTACTCCAGAGAaaggaagaagacagagaagtcTGTGACTGTTCTGAccgcccagcagggggcagagtATGAGCTGCACTGCTCTCActggcttcagaacatgtctgAACGTTTCTCCTCTGACTCCGGTCCAGAAAAAATCTGGTGACCCCCAGACAAACGTCAGTGCAGCTCTGATTGTCATCAGAAACTAGCAGCCGCAGTAATTGAACTTCGGAATTTCCGTGAGATCCAGTCATCCCCCAGAGATGTGTTTGGGTTTATATCGTACAAACCAATGAAGAcaagccaaaacattatgaccagctgccTCTGACAGCGTCGGTCCATCGTTGCCGGACCACCGAGCAGGTTCAGAGAGCCAAAGAGGTACAGTGGTCTGCTGGCCTGGGTCAGTCACGAACCTGGACTTCTGCTCTGTTAAGAGAAACGCAGAGTTTTGATTTAACAGCATGAGAGGAAGAGTTGTTGTAAAAGTCAGAAGACAATGAAACCAAAGGGGGCTTTTAAACGAGACTGAGTAAGACTCCGAGGTCGACCTGACCTCAGCCTGTCAGAGCTCCACGTGACGTCTGGTATGACAGTTGCTCCTCCAAGGGTGGAGGACGTTCTGACCATGTTTGTCCACAGGTGCAGTTGTGGACGAGTGCAACGGTAAAGTTCTGGTCGTGCAAGACAGGAACAAGGCAAGTTGTCATGTGAACAGAGGCGTATCAGtgcattaacccatgagtcataaCTCAAATAATCTCACAcgtctgtcacttcctgttgctgtGACTCAGAAGAAGTGTTAAAGATCGGGGGTCAGACTCAGACTGACCTTAACTGTGGAGGTCAAGCCTCGACAGCTCCCTAAGTGACTCACATCACTCTGTCCTGAATCACAGTGATGAGTGGAATCAGAGAATCGGGGTCCAAAAATGAGTCACTTGATCAGGTCACTTATACTTGGTCACACTCTGAGATTTGTCCACTCTATCATGGAGGCGTCAGATTGAAGGTTTGActctctcttttgtttcagacgAAAAATGCGTGGAAGTTTCCGGGAGGTCTGTCGGATCCAGGAGAAAATATTGGTGAGTTTCAGTGGAGTCCTACACCTCCGCACAGAAAACTCTCTTCGGTACTGAAGCGCACTCAGTCATGACTCTGAAATGAGACTGTAAGACATCTGTTTTATTGAACATTTACATCCACTAACAAAGACAGGAAAAGCAGCATCGGTACGATCAACAgcagcttcatcatcatcctcactcgacaacaaaagcagcaagagaaaaacaaaaacccttGACATCCTTCATCTCACAACTCTGGTGCTTCCAGGCGACACGGCAGTGCGTGAGGTCTTGGAGGAAACCGGCGTCCGCTCAGAGTTCCGCTCCCTCCTCAGCCTCCGGCAGCAGCACAACCACCCCGGGGCCTTCGGCATGTCGGACATGTACATCATTTGTCGGCTGCATCCGCTCAGCTACCACATCGACTTCTGCACGCAGGAGTGTCTGCGCTGCGAGTGGCTGGACCTGGCCGAGTTGGCCCGGACCCAGCACACCACGCCCATCACCTCCCGCGTGGCCCGGGTCCTGCTGCACGGGCTGGAGCACGGCTtccaccacgtggacctgggcaTGGAGGAGCTTCCTGCTGTCTACTCGGGGATGTTCTACCAGCTGTACCACCGGACGGTCACCTCGCCATAGCTAGGTCCGCGGCTAACCAATGGTATTGCAGTGTGTTTATGATGAAGGAACGAGGAAGAACCTCCGTCACATCGGAGCAAAACAGGTTTCATATTCCAGACTATGGTGAGCCTTTTACAAGACGGACTTTTGTCTTTGGTGTTCAACCTCCAGTGTGAGATTTTTACTGTTACATTGCTAGCCATGCAAACAGCTAGCATCTGGCCTCTCTTGTTGAGAGATTAAGTTATAGATTCTGTATAGTGATGTATGATTGAACGAAACAAGCCAATGAGTCAACAGGAAAAATCTGATCACCTGAATGATCAGATGGATTAAAATCTGAAGAGTAAAACTTGACCATTGTCTGGCACTGAGCGAGCCAGTGTTATTAAACTATATTTGAAGTTGAGTTTCTCTCTTGGTCACGAATACTGGTTATTGTTTGTCTTCCCCACAGAAGCGCGTCGTTCCATGTCACCGAGTCATTCAAGTCAGTGCCATTCGCAGATACTCAGCAGGTCTGTTGTCAGAGTCGAGTTTCACCTTCGCCCCTTCAGGTCCAACCTGGAGCCACTCATGTGAGTCGGAGCCCAAAATAAACCGACACGCCAACCTGGTCTGTTCACTCCTGAGCAAGGCACCACCGCCGAGTCCCGCCGTCGGTCTGTCAGTACTTGGCAGACATGGGCAGGAAGAGAATGGCCTTCTGGCCTGGCCCGGTTTTGCTGCCCGACTTGTACTGGCCGGTCCGCTTCAGTGCCACGTACATGTTGGGGTACTTCCTGGAGGAGTAGGTGTTGTAGTTGTTGCTCTCCAGCCGCTCCAGGAAGTAGCACTCGTCCGTCGCTCGCCTCTGGAGGAAACAAGGAAGCGAGTCACCCAGGCTGCTTCACATACACAGGTCACAGCAGGACTGCATCTGTCCCACGTCTCCAGTCCCTGAGACTAAGGCAGCCATTTGGACTGATTAAAGAACCTCTTTCTGCGACTGCAGCCGGGGACACGAGACACCACAGAGAAGAGCCTCTGAGTGTCGGCCTGActtgtggacaagctgcagcTCCAAGTCCTAAGAGTTGAACGCCACTAAACCTCATGAGAGGACGACTTGTCACATCAGCACTGGAAGACAGCTCGACTCGTGTTTGAGAGGGTCAGGGCGTGTCTGTCGACCTCAGCCAGCACgctaacattatgaccacctgctgaGCCTCTCAGGCTTCTCTTGTTGACCTTAGGGGACCTGATATCCCCTGTGAAACGCTTCAGTTTTACTGCATATTTTGGTCTTTCTCAGTAACAAAAGCAGGAATACATgcagaaaaataaatggaataaaACTGGAGATTAAAATGGTTATCAAGCATCAAATCTATTTCTGACTCGGATCATTATGGATTTCCACAGTTTCCTGTTGCAATAATGATGTTTAATTCTGACTTTGTCATCAATTTTTTAGTGAAAGTCCATTTCTTGACTCCAATATCATAAATATCTTTAAGTGATGGAAGATTTTTTGTATTCGACGTGTCGACCTCCGTCCTAGTTGGCCCGTCCGGACAGTCTTGCCTCCTCGTGCCACTGGACTTTTGGACCTTTTCATGACAGTAATAATTAGCTGAGAGAAAGACTTGCTGACTCACCGCGCCAAACAGCCGGCCGTCTCGGTTCATGGCCAGGTAGCGGTTGGCACAGATGCCCTTGATGACGACCTCTCCCACCGATGTGGCCTGGAGCTGCAGCTTTACTGTGGAAAAACAGAACAAGTGTGTAAAGAAACGTAACTTGTTTACATGTGATGGTGAACAGGCTGTTGACTCCATGGCTGAAGGCACCTTCTCAACTCTTCAGTGAACTGAGAGGTCTATTTATGGTCCGACCCATGACTCAACACTACACCTCTTGTTCTCACTGAGAGGACTGATCCATCAGAGCACTTCTGCTCCACCCAACATGAGAGTGTTACCAAGATCCAAACCCGAGTCCAGCTGCCGGACTCAATCCTCTTCAGTGTTTCAATGATATTTTAGGGAGTTGACATAGGTTCAAGCAAGATCAGTCTTCAGTCCTCAGAActctggtgaagaaagagctgagccagaaggcaaagctctcaatTGAGAGAAGGCCATCCATAAGAGGGTCAGTGGAGaacctccactcctccagtaGGAGAGTCAAGATGTCTCCTGGAAAAGTGAGGTGTTCAACTCGGAGGAGCTCTCTGTTGCCCTGGAGCACCTCAGAATTGTTTCTGATAAGGAAGTCTGGAACTTCTTTTGTCTTAGAAGCAGCTTCAACTTACAAGCTTGTGGATCTTGTGGAGCCAGATGTAGGTGTGTTGCATTCAACAGCTCAGGTCTCCAACTCAACTGAACCCTCCTCCAAGGTGTTAGTGGTGGTTCGTCTGATTCAGTCCAACAGCGTGACACGATTAAACAGTTGTGTGCAGTGATCGGATGTTTGTCACCAGGTTGGAGTTGTATTATT includes these proteins:
- the nudt6 gene encoding nucleoside diphosphate-linked moiety X motif 6, which translates into the protein MAAASVVSKLVSAMSGRLCKTCPGLAAVRSFCGTAGRLQLPGAEGVAGLTGKVDRFGGVTVNLAETGFTADLCESAFSGLLKDSLARWKSEGRIAVWLHVPVALSRFAAAAFTHGFTFHHARDDHAVMCLWMGDGDSRLPRFATHQIGVAGAVVDECNGKVLVVQDRNKTKNAWKFPGGLSDPGENIGDTAVREVLEETGVRSEFRSLLSLRQQHNHPGAFGMSDMYIICRLHPLSYHIDFCTQECLRCEWLDLAELARTQHTTPITSRVARVLLHGLEHGFHHVDLGMEELPAVYSGMFYQLYHRTVTSP
- the fgf2 gene encoding fibroblast growth factor 2 isoform X1, yielding MRIDAHRVLSRWMTYIARMQGCTIINQRRHVGLQKLAALSQIASSSLGPHKSYKFVQDDSSVKLQLQATSVGEVVIKGICANRYLAMNRDGRLFGARRATDECYFLERLESNNYNTYSSRKYPNMYVALKRTGQYKSGSKTGPGQKAILFLPMSAKY
- the fgf2 gene encoding fibroblast growth factor 2 isoform X2, with the translated sequence MATGEITTLPATPEDGGSGGFPPGSFKDPKRLYCKNGGFFLRIRSDGGVDGIREKSDPHIKLQLQATSVGEVVIKGICANRYLAMNRDGRLFGARRATDECYFLERLESNNYNTYSSRKYPNMYVALKRTGQYKSGSKTGPGQKAILFLPMSAKY